In one Vibrio sp. VB16 genomic region, the following are encoded:
- the mrcB gene encoding penicillin-binding protein 1B: protein MINKKETVSKKTITTKKAAPKKKVPTKRPVAKKSSSRTTKGKPTKRGWLRYLWSLAWKVSVAGGAIIVFVGIYFDSVVKERFEGQLFDLPTVVYARVLHLSPGMEFSIKEMKQELDALAYKKVRSPRHAGEYSASSTKVEMIRRPFDFEDGPQPDRHVMLHFDNLGLNRIQSLEQKGDLGFLRIEPKMLGMLEKEVNETRLYLKRNQFPEFLVDALLTTEDRDFYQHDGVSPTSILRALVANVKAGRTVQGGSTLTQQLAKNLFLTREKTIWRKVREAYIALILDYRYDKDRILEAYLNEVYLGQSGGLAVHGFGLASRLYFGVPVQELRYDQLALLVGMVKGPSYYNPIKNPERAKKRRDLVLRLMMQQDYVTASQYNQAVSRNLDIQDNPRIASRQPAYFQQLKNELAKKLGGEFTTFAGLTLFTTLDPVSQTMLEKAIERKLPDLEKKNGVGLEAAAIAVDRKTGEIRAMVGGKRTGYDGFNRVLNASRQIGSLVKPAVYLTALSYPDEYTLATTLKDEPIQLKGSKGTIWKPKNFDNKFRGSVPLYQAMAKSINIPTVRLGLKLGIPKVTDTLAALGVDRKEIRPVPSMFLGSFSLTPYQVAQMYQTITNSGQRAPLSALRVVKDLDDEIHYQSMPRKQITIDEQAAWLTTYVMKKAVLEGTGRYLQNQFSWAGLAGKTGTSNDSRDSWFVGVDGREVVTLWVGRDDNKPTKLTGSTGALRVYNEYLSFRIPQRLQLPWPKGVTTMGYAKQKNGGLKLECGNAFKLPVWDASGTLKKSCESSPTQWLKNLFD from the coding sequence ATGATAAATAAAAAAGAAACAGTTTCTAAAAAAACAATAACGACGAAAAAAGCCGCACCGAAAAAGAAGGTGCCGACTAAGCGACCTGTCGCAAAAAAATCGTCAAGTAGAACCACTAAAGGAAAACCAACCAAACGAGGTTGGTTAAGATATTTGTGGAGCTTAGCGTGGAAGGTATCGGTTGCCGGTGGCGCAATAATTGTGTTTGTCGGCATTTATTTTGATTCTGTAGTAAAAGAGCGCTTCGAAGGACAACTTTTTGATCTGCCTACGGTTGTTTATGCTCGTGTGTTACATCTGTCTCCCGGGATGGAATTTAGCATCAAGGAGATGAAACAAGAGTTGGATGCGTTAGCTTATAAAAAAGTTCGAAGTCCTAGGCATGCGGGGGAGTACTCTGCGTCATCGACAAAAGTAGAAATGATTCGTCGCCCATTTGATTTTGAAGACGGGCCTCAGCCTGATAGGCACGTGATGCTTCATTTTGATAATTTGGGGCTTAATCGAATTCAATCATTAGAGCAAAAGGGTGATCTTGGCTTTTTACGAATAGAACCTAAGATGCTTGGAATGTTAGAAAAAGAGGTGAATGAAACTCGCCTCTATTTGAAACGCAATCAGTTCCCTGAATTTTTAGTTGATGCATTATTAACGACAGAGGATAGAGATTTTTATCAACACGATGGAGTATCGCCGACCTCTATACTACGAGCCCTAGTCGCGAATGTTAAAGCTGGACGAACCGTTCAGGGCGGGAGTACGTTAACCCAACAGTTAGCCAAAAACCTTTTTTTAACAAGAGAAAAAACGATTTGGCGCAAAGTTCGTGAAGCGTATATTGCGTTAATTCTTGACTACCGTTATGACAAAGATAGGATATTGGAAGCGTATCTAAATGAGGTTTATCTAGGACAAAGTGGTGGACTTGCAGTACACGGTTTTGGTTTGGCATCTCGTCTTTATTTTGGCGTTCCGGTACAAGAGCTCAGATATGACCAGCTTGCTCTCCTTGTCGGTATGGTAAAGGGCCCATCTTACTATAATCCAATAAAAAACCCTGAGCGTGCTAAAAAGCGAAGAGACCTTGTCCTGAGACTGATGATGCAACAGGATTATGTGACTGCTAGTCAATATAATCAAGCGGTTAGCCGTAATTTAGATATCCAAGACAATCCTAGAATTGCAAGTCGGCAACCCGCTTATTTTCAACAACTCAAGAACGAACTAGCGAAAAAACTGGGCGGAGAGTTTACTACATTTGCGGGGTTGACCCTATTTACTACCTTAGACCCTGTTTCTCAAACTATGTTAGAGAAAGCGATTGAGAGAAAACTCCCAGACTTGGAAAAGAAGAATGGAGTTGGACTTGAGGCTGCTGCTATTGCCGTCGACAGAAAAACGGGTGAAATTAGAGCTATGGTGGGAGGGAAAAGGACTGGGTATGACGGCTTTAATAGAGTTTTAAATGCGAGTCGACAAATTGGTTCTCTTGTAAAACCGGCGGTGTATTTAACCGCGTTATCTTACCCTGATGAATATACTCTTGCGACAACGTTAAAAGATGAACCAATACAACTGAAAGGCAGCAAAGGCACGATATGGAAACCGAAAAATTTCGATAACAAATTCCGAGGTTCAGTCCCGCTCTATCAAGCCATGGCTAAATCGATTAATATTCCAACAGTAAGGTTGGGACTTAAGTTAGGCATTCCTAAGGTGACAGATACTCTAGCAGCATTGGGTGTTGATAGAAAAGAGATCCGGCCCGTACCTTCTATGTTTTTAGGTTCATTTTCTCTGACACCTTATCAGGTTGCTCAGATGTACCAAACAATAACAAACTCTGGTCAACGAGCACCGCTTAGTGCTTTACGGGTAGTAAAAGACCTGGATGATGAGATACATTATCAGTCAATGCCAAGGAAACAGATTACCATTGATGAACAAGCCGCATGGTTAACAACCTATGTTATGAAGAAGGCTGTATTAGAAGGTACCGGAAGATATCTACAGAATCAGTTTAGCTGGGCAGGTTTAGCTGGAAAAACAGGTACGAGTAATGACAGTAGAGACAGTTGGTTTGTGGGCGTTGATGGCCGAGAAGTTGTGACTTTATGGGTAGGAAGGGACGATAATAAACCCACAAAACTGACGGGTTCTACTGGTGCATTACGAGTATATAACGAGTATTTATCTTTCAGAATACCACAACGATTGCAGCTACCTTGGCCAAAAGGAGTGACGACAATGGGCTATGCTAAGCAGAAAAATGGCGGTCTAAAATTGGAGTGTGGGAATGCGTTTAAACTGCCCGTGTGGGATGCAAGTGGTACATTGAAAAAATCGTGTGAGAGCTCCCCTACACAGTGGCTAAAGAATCTTTTTGATTAA
- the hrpB gene encoding ATP-dependent helicase HrpB — protein sequence MPQLPIETVISDLLTHVEKSDQIILKAQPGAGKSTYFPLQLIKHKVIKGKIIMLEPRRLAARNIAYFLAKQLGENVGEQVGFRVKGETKVSSNTKLEIVTEGVMTRMLQSDPELSGVDLLIFDEFHERSIHADTSLAFALEVQEALRDDLKIVVMSATLDQQALQNLLPRAAYIESDGRGFPIHYRYSPLRVNERLIPSMTKAILHAVRNEQGSILVFLPSSGAIKQLALELGTLDEKTQVYPLYGRLTFQQQEQAIAPSPKGHRKIVLATNIAETSLTIEGIRIVIDSGLERVAKFDLRTGVTKLEEAKIAQSSAIQRAGRAGRLEDGICIRLYSEDQFKQFALVPEPEIRHSDLSSLCLELVQWGTTKADELHWLDTPLTTSLEQGFTLLEKLGLVSDTRQLTSLGKSAQKLGIDPRLAAMLVKIHQMNETLLPTALALIPIVEESTQVNVDIAQSLYALKHRKNRSQSVIERRARQLAEKMGTSFSLSCIKEEEAGLCLALAYPERIAQQRKGQDGQFLLANGHGASIDDLEPLSTNEYVVVVNLMRSWQDTSRVFVGANLNIDELHQFNPSIFDSIECIDWDENKGQLVAEKHLKLGKLIIKKEVLPKTNAEKMTQALLNFVRRKGLSCLNWTPGSLALLERMRCASDWFSEKSWPDLTEDGLVDHLDKWIEPFMVGKVSVKSLERIDLSQALLAYLGWPLNKEIDGLLPVYYQVPTGSNKKIIYKAGAEPMVSVRMQEVFGEKTSPLIADGRKRIVLELLSPAHRPLQITSDLAGFWMGSYKEVQKEMKGRYPKHPWPDDPANHIATTKTKRQLKS from the coding sequence TTGCCACAACTACCAATTGAAACTGTTATTTCAGATCTGTTAACTCATGTCGAAAAGAGTGACCAAATCATCCTTAAAGCTCAACCAGGTGCAGGAAAATCAACCTATTTCCCACTTCAGCTGATTAAACATAAGGTAATTAAAGGTAAAATAATCATGCTGGAACCTAGACGTCTAGCGGCGAGAAATATCGCTTATTTTTTAGCAAAGCAGCTTGGTGAGAATGTAGGGGAACAAGTCGGGTTTCGCGTAAAAGGTGAAACAAAGGTGAGTTCGAATACCAAACTTGAAATAGTGACCGAAGGAGTCATGACTCGTATGCTTCAGTCTGACCCTGAGCTTTCAGGTGTCGATCTACTAATATTTGACGAATTTCATGAAAGAAGTATTCATGCTGACACCTCTCTTGCTTTTGCACTAGAGGTGCAAGAGGCGTTGAGGGATGACCTTAAAATTGTCGTGATGTCAGCAACGCTAGATCAGCAGGCGTTACAGAACCTCCTTCCTCGAGCTGCGTATATTGAATCTGACGGAAGAGGCTTCCCAATTCACTATCGCTATTCGCCACTGCGTGTCAATGAGCGCTTGATTCCGAGTATGACCAAAGCCATTTTGCATGCAGTGCGAAATGAACAAGGCTCCATTTTAGTTTTCCTCCCAAGTTCTGGGGCCATTAAGCAGTTAGCGTTAGAGCTTGGAACTCTGGATGAAAAAACGCAGGTCTATCCTCTTTACGGACGATTAACGTTTCAACAGCAAGAGCAGGCAATTGCGCCGAGCCCCAAGGGACACCGGAAAATTGTGCTCGCGACGAATATTGCCGAAACATCGTTAACAATTGAAGGCATACGTATCGTTATCGACTCAGGTCTTGAGAGAGTGGCTAAATTTGATTTAAGGACTGGAGTTACGAAATTAGAAGAGGCTAAAATTGCACAATCTTCTGCTATACAAAGAGCGGGAAGAGCCGGCCGTCTTGAAGATGGCATCTGTATTCGTTTATATAGCGAAGATCAATTTAAACAGTTTGCTTTAGTACCAGAACCAGAGATACGGCATAGTGATCTTTCGTCGCTATGCTTGGAGTTGGTCCAATGGGGAACCACAAAAGCGGATGAACTTCATTGGTTAGATACGCCTCTGACAACAAGCCTAGAACAAGGCTTTACGTTACTTGAAAAGTTAGGGCTGGTGTCCGATACACGACAGTTAACATCACTTGGTAAGTCTGCCCAAAAACTCGGAATTGACCCCAGACTTGCTGCGATGTTAGTTAAAATACATCAAATGAATGAAACTTTGCTGCCTACGGCATTGGCTTTAATTCCGATTGTGGAAGAGTCGACACAGGTGAATGTAGATATCGCTCAATCACTGTATGCGCTAAAGCATAGAAAAAATAGGTCGCAAAGTGTCATTGAACGCAGAGCAAGGCAACTAGCTGAAAAAATGGGTACTAGTTTCTCTCTATCTTGTATAAAAGAAGAGGAAGCTGGGCTTTGCCTAGCTCTGGCGTATCCAGAACGAATTGCTCAACAAAGAAAAGGACAGGATGGACAGTTCCTGTTGGCCAATGGACATGGGGCCTCTATTGATGATTTGGAACCCCTGTCTACGAACGAGTATGTTGTTGTCGTTAACCTAATGCGAAGCTGGCAGGATACGAGTAGGGTATTTGTAGGTGCAAATTTAAACATAGATGAATTACATCAATTTAATCCATCTATCTTTGATTCTATTGAGTGTATAGATTGGGACGAAAATAAAGGGCAACTTGTCGCCGAAAAGCATTTGAAACTTGGAAAGTTGATCATAAAAAAAGAAGTACTTCCGAAAACAAATGCAGAAAAAATGACACAAGCTCTACTTAATTTTGTTCGTCGAAAAGGACTTTCGTGCTTGAATTGGACACCAGGTAGTCTGGCTCTCTTAGAACGAATGCGTTGCGCTTCAGATTGGTTCAGCGAGAAATCGTGGCCGGACTTAACAGAAGATGGCTTGGTCGATCATTTGGACAAATGGATAGAGCCATTCATGGTTGGAAAAGTGAGCGTAAAGAGTCTTGAACGTATAGACCTCTCTCAGGCCTTACTGGCATATCTTGGTTGGCCTTTGAATAAAGAGATCGATGGTTTATTGCCGGTGTACTATCAAGTTCCAACAGGAAGCAATAAGAAAATAATTTATAAAGCAGGAGCAGAACCCATGGTATCGGTTCGTATGCAGGAAGTGTTTGGTGAGAAAACATCACCACTAATAGCCGATGGACGAAAACGGATAGTATTGGAGTTGCTGTCACCTGCTCATCGTCCACTGCAGATAACATCAGATTTGGCTGGTTTTTGGATGGGAAGTTATAAAGAAGTGCAAAAAGAGATGAAGGGAAGATACCCTAAACACCCTTGGCCTGACGATCCTGCCAATCACATTGCGACAACTAAAACTAAACGACAATTAAAGTCATGA
- the sfsA gene encoding DNA/RNA nuclease SfsA codes for MHFEPKLESATLIRRYKRFLADIELPSGEIRTIHCANTGAMTGCADAGNIIWYSTSDNPKRKYPNSWELSQNASGENICVNTARANNLVVEAINTNVILELLDYDKLSTEVKYGSENSRVDIYLEGKGKAPCYVEVKSVTLLENSGQGYFPDSVTTRGQKHLRELTEMVNCGNRAVLFFAVLHSGIEKVSVAHHIDANYSQLLKQAKEAGVEILCYKAELSSREIRLVSSIEFID; via the coding sequence ATGCACTTTGAACCTAAGCTAGAATCTGCCACATTAATCAGACGCTACAAGCGCTTTTTGGCTGACATAGAACTTCCATCAGGAGAAATTCGAACCATACACTGCGCAAACACTGGGGCGATGACGGGCTGTGCTGACGCAGGAAATATCATTTGGTATTCAACTTCTGACAATCCGAAGCGAAAATATCCAAATAGTTGGGAACTCAGTCAGAACGCGAGTGGTGAAAATATTTGCGTAAATACCGCTAGAGCAAATAATCTTGTGGTTGAAGCAATCAATACCAATGTCATTTTGGAGCTTTTAGACTACGATAAATTGAGTACAGAAGTTAAGTATGGCAGTGAAAACAGCCGTGTAGACATTTATCTTGAAGGTAAGGGAAAAGCCCCTTGTTACGTAGAAGTAAAAAGCGTCACGTTACTAGAAAATAGTGGACAAGGGTACTTTCCTGATTCCGTGACAACTCGCGGTCAGAAGCATCTGCGTGAGCTCACAGAAATGGTTAATTGTGGTAACAGGGCGGTACTTTTTTTCGCTGTTTTACATTCAGGCATTGAAAAAGTGTCCGTTGCACACCATATAGATGCAAATTATTCACAATTACTAAAACAAGCAAAAGAAGCTGGTGTTGAAATACTCTGTTATAAAGCAGAATTATCAAGCCGTGAGATTCGCCTCGTTTCTTCTATCGAGTTTATCGATTAA
- the dksA gene encoding RNA polymerase-binding protein DksA: MPEKKKALGILAIAGVEPYQKKAGEEYMSPEQMDHFSKILGAWRDQLRDEVERTVHHMQDEAANFPDPVDRASQEEEFSLELRNRDRERRLIKKIEKTLNKIEEDDFGFCESCGVEIGIRRLEARPTADLCIDCKTLAEMKERQMQG; this comes from the coding sequence ATGCCAGAAAAGAAAAAAGCGCTAGGCATCCTAGCCATAGCAGGCGTTGAGCCTTACCAAAAAAAAGCTGGTGAAGAGTACATGTCACCAGAACAGATGGATCATTTTTCCAAGATCTTAGGAGCTTGGCGTGACCAACTTAGAGATGAAGTTGAACGGACTGTGCACCACATGCAGGATGAAGCCGCTAACTTTCCAGATCCAGTTGATAGAGCATCACAAGAAGAAGAATTCAGTCTTGAATTGCGTAACCGAGATCGTGAACGTCGTTTAATCAAAAAAATTGAAAAGACGCTCAATAAGATCGAAGAAGATGATTTTGGATTCTGTGAGTCTTGCGGTGTTGAAATCGGTATTCGTCGATTAGAGGCTCGCCCAACAGCCGATCTTTGTATCGATTGTAAAACCCTTGCGGAAATGAAAGAAAGACAGATGCAAGGTTAA
- the gluQRS gene encoding tRNA glutamyl-Q(34) synthetase GluQRS, whose protein sequence is MRYIGRFAPSPSGSLHFGSLVAALGSYFQAKSNSGTWLVRMEDLDPPREIPGAATHILKTLEAYHLYWDGEVMYQSQRHNTYQQKIDEWLATGQAYYCQCSRKKIKAQGGFYLGTCRDKKITTQKECAVRIRVDDPITYFVDSVRGKIDIPDALASEDFIIKRRDGLFAYNLAVVLDDIEQGITEVVRGSDLIEPTGRQIGLYRLLNTTPISYFHLPLAIDEFGHKLSKQNHARAINLQQPTPTLIQAMQFLGFVIPQEVQEATLDDILTWGCSNWSVNVLPPETKITTPFSNGAP, encoded by the coding sequence ATGAGATATATAGGTCGTTTCGCTCCATCACCTTCAGGTTCGTTACATTTTGGATCACTTGTTGCGGCTCTTGGCAGTTATTTCCAAGCCAAGTCGAACAGCGGAACATGGTTGGTTAGAATGGAAGATCTCGACCCGCCAAGAGAGATACCTGGCGCCGCCACCCATATCCTAAAGACACTCGAAGCATACCATCTCTATTGGGATGGAGAAGTGATGTATCAAAGTCAACGTCACAACACATACCAACAAAAGATTGATGAATGGTTAGCCACTGGGCAGGCCTATTATTGCCAATGCAGTAGGAAAAAAATCAAAGCCCAAGGTGGTTTTTATCTTGGAACCTGCCGGGACAAAAAAATAACCACACAGAAAGAGTGCGCTGTACGAATACGAGTGGATGACCCAATAACGTATTTTGTCGATTCTGTTCGAGGTAAGATAGATATCCCTGATGCGTTAGCTTCTGAAGACTTCATAATCAAACGTCGAGACGGATTATTTGCATATAATTTAGCGGTTGTGCTCGATGACATAGAGCAAGGTATTACCGAAGTAGTTAGAGGTTCAGACCTCATCGAACCAACGGGACGCCAAATTGGTCTTTATCGGCTTCTAAACACGACGCCAATTAGTTATTTTCATCTACCATTGGCGATTGATGAATTTGGGCATAAACTGTCCAAACAAAATCATGCGAGAGCCATTAATTTGCAACAACCAACGCCTACTCTTATTCAGGCAATGCAATTTTTAGGTTTTGTTATTCCTCAAGAGGTTCAAGAGGCAACATTGGATGATATTTTGACATGGGGATGCTCAAACTGGTCAGTTAACGTACTGCCACCGGAGACCAAGATCACAACACCATTCTCAAATGGTGCTCCGTAG
- the pcnB gene encoding polynucleotide adenylyltransferase PcnB: MGEIKLNIINRNEHGVSRKDISDSALKVLYRLNNAGFDAFLVGGGVRDLLLGHKPKDFDIATNATPEEIRALFKNCRLIGRRFRLAHIMFGREIIEVATFRGHHQEPAKNVSAQSDEGMLLRDNVYGTIEEDAERRDFTVNAMYYSIADFSIQDFAGGKEDLDDGLIRLIGDPETRYREDPVRMLRAVRFAAKLDMDICETTADPILDLAYLLEDIPSARLFEESLKLLQSGQGFETYLLMRDYDLFKALFPLVAEEFTDEGDSETEHMIELVLDSTDKRINEGKRINPAFMFAALLWYPLNRVARQMMAEKGLAYYDAIMEASNVVLDQQVKSIAIPRRHTATIREIWQLQLRLPRRSGKRATRLMELNKFRAGFDFLEMRGEVEQGEAKELAKWWQTYQNSGRNTRQTMSNELGDDKPSFRRRKNYRNKKSKPE; this comes from the coding sequence ATTGGAGAAATCAAGCTGAACATTATCAATCGAAATGAGCACGGAGTTTCCCGTAAAGACATTAGTGACAGTGCATTAAAGGTGCTCTATCGCCTTAACAATGCCGGATTTGATGCATTCTTAGTTGGTGGTGGTGTAAGAGATTTACTTTTAGGTCATAAACCAAAAGACTTTGACATTGCCACAAATGCCACTCCAGAAGAGATTCGCGCATTATTTAAAAACTGCCGCCTGATTGGTCGAAGATTTCGCCTAGCTCATATTATGTTTGGCCGCGAGATTATCGAAGTCGCAACATTTCGTGGGCATCATCAAGAGCCAGCTAAAAATGTATCGGCGCAATCTGACGAGGGCATGTTACTCCGAGATAATGTATACGGGACCATTGAAGAAGATGCTGAGCGTCGAGATTTTACAGTCAATGCCATGTATTACAGTATTGCCGACTTCAGTATTCAAGATTTCGCCGGCGGTAAAGAAGATCTCGATGATGGATTGATCCGTCTTATCGGAGATCCTGAAACACGATACCGTGAAGATCCCGTTCGAATGCTGAGAGCAGTACGTTTCGCTGCCAAGTTAGATATGGATATTTGCGAGACTACCGCAGATCCTATCCTCGATCTAGCCTATTTGCTCGAAGACATTCCATCTGCTCGTCTTTTTGAAGAATCACTCAAGCTCCTTCAATCTGGGCAAGGTTTCGAAACCTATTTATTAATGAGAGATTACGATCTCTTTAAAGCGCTCTTTCCACTTGTTGCAGAAGAATTTACTGACGAAGGTGACTCTGAAACTGAGCACATGATTGAACTTGTTCTAGACTCGACAGACAAGCGAATCAATGAAGGTAAACGAATTAATCCTGCCTTTATGTTTGCAGCCCTACTTTGGTATCCACTTAACCGAGTCGCACGCCAGATGATGGCAGAAAAAGGCCTCGCGTATTACGATGCCATCATGGAAGCAAGCAATGTTGTATTGGATCAACAAGTAAAAAGTATTGCGATACCAAGAAGGCATACCGCAACGATCAGAGAAATTTGGCAGCTTCAGCTAAGACTACCAAGAAGAAGCGGCAAGAGAGCAACACGCCTTATGGAACTTAACAAGTTCCGTGCAGGATTTGACTTTTTAGAGATGCGTGGTGAAGTCGAGCAGGGTGAGGCAAAAGAACTCGCTAAATGGTGGCAGACCTACCAAAACTCAGGACGGAATACACGCCAGACAATGAGTAACGAATTAGGAGACGACAAACCAAGCTTTCGTCGCCGTAAGAACTATCGCAACAAGAAAAGTAAACCAGAGTAA
- the folK gene encoding 2-amino-4-hydroxy-6-hydroxymethyldihydropteridine diphosphokinase — protein sequence MITVYIAIGSNLNDPVNQTKNAIEALKNLPKTQFILASSLYNSAPMGPQNQPDYINAVAAITTELTPIELLNATQAIELEHGRVRKDERWGSRTLDLDILLYGNSTINSERLTVPHYGMKEREFVLYPLAEIAPNLKLPDGTELSNLLLQVDKNGLNVWQ from the coding sequence ATGATAACGGTCTACATTGCGATTGGCAGCAATCTAAATGATCCTGTCAATCAAACAAAAAATGCAATAGAAGCATTGAAAAATTTGCCAAAGACCCAATTTATACTGGCATCATCATTGTATAATAGTGCTCCTATGGGACCACAAAATCAGCCTGACTATATTAATGCTGTTGCGGCGATAACAACAGAGTTGACGCCCATAGAGCTACTCAACGCAACACAAGCGATTGAGCTAGAGCATGGTCGCGTACGTAAAGATGAACGCTGGGGGTCTCGTACCTTAGATTTAGACATTCTACTTTATGGCAACTCAACGATAAATTCCGAGCGCCTTACTGTTCCTCATTATGGAATGAAAGAGAGAGAATTTGTTCTCTATCCGCTCGCAGAAATCGCACCAAATTTGAAGCTTCCAGATGGAACCGAGCTATCAAATCTACTACTTCAAGTAGATAAAAATGGCCTAAATGTTTGGCAATAA
- the panB gene encoding 3-methyl-2-oxobutanoate hydroxymethyltransferase, translating to MKKITINDLITWKREGRKFASSTAYDASFSQLFEQQEMPVLLVGDSLGMVLQGQDSTLPVTIDDMAYHTRSVRAGSPNSLLMTDMPFMSYATPEQAGQNAAKLMQAGANMVKLEGGDWLVDTVKYLTDRAVPVCAHLGLTPQSVNVFGGYKVQGRDQKKADQMVRDAISMQEAGAQIVLLECVPAELAKRITQAVDVPVIGIGAGSDTDGQILVMHDMFGISANYMPKFSKNFLAKTGDIRKAVSLYISEVQDGTFPGSDHTIA from the coding sequence ATGAAAAAAATCACTATTAACGATCTCATCACTTGGAAAAGAGAGGGTCGTAAATTTGCTTCATCAACTGCATATGATGCAAGCTTTTCTCAACTTTTTGAACAACAAGAAATGCCAGTACTGCTTGTTGGTGACTCTTTGGGGATGGTACTCCAAGGGCAAGATAGTACCTTACCTGTCACCATCGATGATATGGCTTACCATACCCGTAGTGTGCGTGCGGGAAGCCCAAACAGCCTACTGATGACCGACATGCCATTTATGAGTTATGCAACGCCTGAACAAGCGGGCCAAAATGCTGCAAAACTAATGCAAGCGGGTGCTAACATGGTTAAGTTAGAGGGTGGCGACTGGTTAGTTGACACGGTTAAGTATTTAACCGACCGTGCCGTTCCTGTATGCGCTCATTTGGGGCTAACACCTCAATCTGTCAATGTTTTTGGTGGCTATAAAGTTCAAGGTAGAGATCAAAAAAAGGCGGATCAAATGGTTCGTGATGCTATTTCAATGCAAGAAGCAGGCGCTCAAATTGTTCTTTTAGAATGTGTACCTGCTGAATTAGCAAAAAGAATCACCCAAGCCGTTGACGTGCCTGTTATCGGCATTGGCGCGGGAAGCGATACCGATGGTCAAATTTTGGTAATGCACGATATGTTCGGCATCTCCGCTAATTATATGCCTAAGTTCTCTAAAAACTTCTTAGCTAAAACAGGAGACATTCGTAAGGCGGTGTCTCTCTATATCTCAGAAGTACAAGATGGTACTTTCCCTGGTTCTGACCACACCATCGCTTGA
- the panC gene encoding pantoate--beta-alanine ligase — MQTISDISSLREQITLLKRDGRTIAFVPTMGNLHEGHLTLVRKAKEYADVVVVSIFVNPMQFERADDLNNYPRTLDKDLSKLNGEGVELVFTPPPEVMYPEGLDKQTFVEVPKLSHMLEGISRPGHFRGVATIVTKLFNIVRPDFACFGEKDFQQLAVIKQMTEDLCLGTEIIGVQTVRELDGLAMSSRNALLTMDERQRAPVLARTMRWISSQIRGGRNDYDSVIEDAEDQLRAAGLRPDEIFIRDAKSLLIIGEETSQAVILISAFLGKARLIDNQVLELVAEEKEQE; from the coding sequence ATGCAAACTATCTCAGATATTTCCTCTCTTCGAGAGCAAATTACTCTTCTGAAACGTGACGGTAGAACCATTGCCTTTGTCCCTACAATGGGCAACCTTCATGAAGGGCACTTAACTCTAGTACGTAAAGCAAAGGAATATGCTGATGTTGTTGTGGTGAGCATTTTTGTTAACCCAATGCAGTTTGAACGAGCAGATGATCTAAATAATTATCCTCGCACCTTGGACAAGGACTTAAGTAAACTGAATGGCGAGGGTGTCGAACTCGTGTTTACCCCCCCCCCTGAAGTGATGTATCCAGAGGGTTTAGATAAACAAACCTTCGTCGAAGTACCTAAGTTATCACATATGCTTGAAGGTATTTCTCGTCCCGGTCACTTCCGCGGTGTGGCGACGATAGTCACCAAGTTATTTAATATCGTTAGACCCGATTTTGCCTGTTTTGGTGAAAAAGATTTCCAACAGCTTGCTGTTATTAAACAAATGACCGAAGACCTTTGCTTGGGCACCGAGATTATCGGTGTGCAAACCGTTAGAGAATTAGATGGATTAGCGATGAGTTCTCGCAACGCACTTCTCACTATGGATGAACGTCAGCGTGCTCCCGTATTAGCAAGAACAATGCGTTGGATAAGCAGCCAAATTCGAGGAGGCAGAAACGATTACGACTCAGTCATTGAAGATGCAGAAGACCAACTAAGAGCCGCTGGTCTACGCCCAGATGAAATATTCATTCGTGATGCGAAATCGCTTTTGATTATTGGTGAAGAGACATCTCAAGCCGTTATATTGATATCTGCTTTCTTAGGTAAAGCAAGATTAATTGATAACCAGGTACTTGAGTTAGTTGCGGAAGAAAAAGAGCAAGAGTAA